Proteins encoded in a region of the Cupriavidus pauculus genome:
- a CDS encoding TlpA disulfide reductase family protein, translating to MKIGSLLLPEGPLILFLSILVALGSVRCLVKDTSPVERLIYLVVVFGLVVARLIFVLSYLPAYQATGLFGVLDIRDRGFDLTAGAIAGGGLLAWWLFRKRALRKPLLVAAAAGVVTWSTATVGASIMAPVATLPAMLLADSVGNAQPLARGDGKPMVVNLWATWCPPCRAEMPALAAAQKAHPELNVVFVNQAEPPEVVQAFLEDHDVRIQNLMYDARLSLARATGVKGYPTTLFYDAEGRLVSTHIGGFSRATFEDAIRRAYPSRTKEKS from the coding sequence ATGAAGATTGGCTCGCTGTTGCTGCCTGAAGGCCCGCTTATTCTGTTTCTCAGCATCCTCGTCGCGCTGGGCAGCGTGCGGTGTCTGGTGAAGGACACCTCGCCCGTGGAGCGGCTGATCTATCTGGTCGTGGTCTTCGGGCTCGTGGTGGCACGACTGATCTTCGTGCTCAGCTATCTGCCAGCGTACCAGGCGACGGGTCTCTTCGGCGTGCTCGATATTCGCGATCGCGGATTCGATCTGACGGCGGGCGCCATCGCCGGCGGCGGTCTGCTGGCATGGTGGCTGTTCCGCAAGCGCGCGCTGCGCAAGCCGCTGCTGGTCGCGGCCGCGGCCGGGGTGGTCACGTGGAGCACGGCGACCGTCGGGGCGAGCATCATGGCGCCCGTGGCGACGCTACCCGCGATGCTGCTTGCCGACAGCGTCGGCAATGCGCAACCGCTGGCGCGCGGCGACGGCAAGCCGATGGTGGTCAATCTCTGGGCCACATGGTGTCCGCCGTGCCGCGCGGAAATGCCCGCGCTGGCCGCGGCGCAGAAGGCCCATCCGGAGCTGAACGTCGTCTTCGTCAATCAGGCCGAACCGCCCGAGGTGGTGCAGGCATTCCTGGAAGACCACGACGTCCGCATTCAGAACCTCATGTACGACGCGCGACTGTCGCTCGCCCGCGCGACGGGGGTCAAGGGATATCCGACGACGCTGTTTTACGACGCCGAGGGACGGCTTGTGAGCACGCATATCGGCGGTTTCTCGCGCGCGACGTTCGAAGATGCGATCCGGCGTGCCTATCCGTCGCGCACAAAGGAAAAGTCCTAA
- a CDS encoding tripartite tricarboxylate transporter substrate binding protein: MNTLPRMARALACCAVATLVCTTMPASAQGNYPNKPITLVVPFAPGGGNDILARLIAPKMSQQLGQPIVIENKPGAGGNLGADYVAHAAPDGYTVVIASSQITMNPYLGMKVPFNIERDFEAVGKIGSVPLMLVSNPEQPYRTLKEFIDYTRANPGKVSYSSPGPGTPQHLAGEVFARLNKTELLHVPYRGTGPSIADLMGNQVQVSFATYASASQYVKTGKLRALGIAGQQRTSLMPDLPTFTEAGLKGYDVELWYCMLAPARTPRAVVDKLNAALLNALKAPDLAEQFRNQGFEVKGSSPDELKAYIGRELQRWQRVISENNIRVAM, encoded by the coding sequence ATGAACACCCTTCCGCGCATGGCGCGCGCACTAGCCTGCTGCGCCGTTGCAACGCTCGTCTGCACGACGATGCCCGCCTCGGCACAAGGCAACTATCCGAACAAGCCGATCACGCTCGTCGTACCCTTCGCCCCCGGCGGCGGCAACGACATCCTCGCCCGCCTCATCGCCCCGAAAATGAGCCAGCAGCTGGGCCAGCCCATCGTCATCGAGAACAAGCCCGGCGCGGGCGGCAACCTCGGCGCCGACTACGTCGCGCATGCGGCGCCCGATGGCTATACGGTGGTCATCGCGTCGAGCCAGATCACGATGAACCCGTATCTCGGCATGAAGGTGCCGTTCAATATCGAGCGCGACTTCGAGGCGGTGGGCAAGATCGGATCGGTGCCGCTGATGCTGGTGTCGAACCCCGAGCAACCGTACCGCACGCTCAAGGAATTCATCGACTACACGCGCGCCAACCCGGGCAAGGTCAGCTACAGCAGCCCGGGGCCGGGCACGCCGCAGCATCTGGCGGGCGAGGTCTTCGCGCGGCTCAACAAGACCGAGCTGCTGCATGTGCCCTATCGCGGCACCGGGCCGTCGATCGCCGATCTGATGGGCAATCAGGTGCAGGTGTCGTTCGCCACCTATGCCTCCGCCTCGCAATACGTCAAGACGGGCAAGCTGCGCGCGCTCGGTATCGCGGGCCAGCAACGCACGTCGCTGATGCCGGACCTCCCGACCTTTACGGAAGCGGGTCTCAAGGGCTACGACGTCGAGCTCTGGTATTGCATGCTCGCCCCGGCCAGGACCCCGCGCGCCGTGGTCGACAAGCTCAATGCCGCGTTGCTGAACGCGCTGAAGGCGCCCGACCTGGCCGAGCAGTTCCGTAACCAGGGCTTCGAGGTCAAGGGCTCCTCGCCCGACGAGCTCAAGGCATATATCGGCCGGGAGTTGCAGCGCTGGCAGCGCGTGATCTCGGAGAACAACATCAGGGTCGCGATGTGA
- the gcvA gene encoding transcriptional regulator GcvA, which yields MDRLPPLNAIRAFEIVARRLSITVAATELHVTAGAVSRQIRTLEEALGVPLFVRGHREITLTREGEEYYRAVTSSMDGLRRATSRLTHRTRRTQLKVRAYTTFAMRWLIPRLSSFHAANKGIEVLLTASLDPVDFRREDIDGAIRLGDGKWPGANAYRLVSNLLVPVCSPAVARGVRGVADLQRQVLLHSIARPDDWACWLTAAKAGDRVDARSGMTYQSSAMAYAAALEGQGFAIAQRFLVEDDLASGKLVTPFRKVVDMGDYTYYLLTPADRAESASMATFRKWLLAQFAQA from the coding sequence ATGGACCGCCTGCCGCCGCTCAACGCCATTCGCGCCTTCGAAATCGTCGCGCGCCGCCTCAGCATTACCGTTGCCGCCACCGAGCTGCACGTGACCGCCGGCGCGGTAAGCCGGCAGATCCGCACGCTCGAGGAAGCGCTGGGCGTGCCGCTGTTCGTACGCGGGCATCGAGAGATCACGCTGACGCGCGAGGGCGAGGAGTACTACCGCGCCGTTACCAGTTCCATGGACGGGCTGCGGCGCGCCACCAGCCGGCTCACGCATCGCACGCGCCGCACGCAGCTGAAGGTGCGTGCGTACACGACGTTTGCAATGCGTTGGCTGATTCCGCGCCTGTCCAGCTTTCATGCGGCCAACAAGGGCATCGAGGTCCTGCTGACCGCCTCGCTCGATCCCGTCGATTTCCGGCGCGAGGATATCGATGGCGCGATCCGGCTCGGCGACGGCAAATGGCCGGGGGCCAATGCCTACCGCCTCGTATCGAATCTGCTCGTGCCCGTTTGCAGTCCCGCCGTTGCCAGGGGCGTGCGCGGCGTAGCGGATCTGCAGCGGCAGGTGCTGCTGCACTCCATCGCGCGGCCCGACGACTGGGCTTGCTGGCTCACGGCCGCGAAGGCCGGCGATCGGGTCGATGCGCGCAGCGGCATGACGTATCAGAGCTCGGCCATGGCGTATGCGGCGGCGCTCGAAGGGCAGGGCTTCGCGATCGCGCAACGCTTTCTGGTCGAGGACGACCTCGCGTCGGGCAAGCTCGTGACGCCGTTCAGGAAGGTCGTCGATATGGGCGACTACACCTACTATCTGCTGACCCCGGCCGATCGCGCGGAGAGCGCCAGCATGGCCACGTTCCGCAAGTGGCTGCTGGCGCAGTTCGCGCAGGCCTGA
- the yghU gene encoding glutathione-dependent disulfide-bond oxidoreductase, whose protein sequence is MSDDERMNNFPAGYVVPEVWAWENENGGQFSTINRPTAGATFEKALPVGRHPLQLYSQGTPNGQKITILLEELLALGHQDAEYDAWLINIFHGDQFGSGFVEVNPNSKIPALVDRSTPTPTRVFESGAILLYLARKFDAFLPKDHKAHTEALNWLFWQVGAAPYLGGGFGHFYAYAPIRIQYAIDRFAMEVKRQYDVLDRHLADHRFLAGDEYSIADIAVWPWYGALAQNELYGEGGKFLSTESYRHVQRWKDEVAARPAVKRGRLVNRTNGPADQQLRERHDASDFSVLGLA, encoded by the coding sequence ATGAGCGATGACGAACGCATGAACAATTTCCCGGCCGGATACGTGGTGCCCGAGGTCTGGGCCTGGGAGAACGAGAACGGCGGGCAGTTCTCCACGATCAACCGGCCGACCGCCGGCGCCACCTTCGAGAAGGCGCTGCCCGTCGGCAGGCATCCGCTGCAGCTTTACTCGCAGGGGACCCCGAACGGCCAGAAAATCACGATCCTGCTCGAGGAGCTGCTGGCGCTCGGGCACCAGGACGCCGAGTACGATGCGTGGCTGATCAATATCTTCCATGGCGACCAGTTCGGCTCGGGGTTCGTCGAGGTCAATCCGAACTCCAAGATTCCGGCGCTGGTGGACCGCTCGACCCCCACGCCGACGCGCGTGTTCGAGAGCGGCGCCATCCTGCTCTATCTCGCGCGCAAGTTCGACGCGTTCCTGCCGAAGGACCACAAGGCCCATACGGAAGCGCTGAACTGGCTGTTCTGGCAGGTGGGCGCGGCGCCGTATCTGGGCGGCGGCTTCGGCCATTTCTATGCGTATGCGCCGATCCGTATCCAGTACGCGATCGATCGGTTCGCGATGGAGGTCAAGCGCCAGTACGATGTCCTCGACCGTCACCTCGCGGACCACCGGTTTCTCGCGGGCGATGAATACTCCATCGCCGATATCGCGGTATGGCCCTGGTATGGCGCGCTGGCGCAGAACGAACTCTACGGCGAAGGCGGCAAGTTTCTCTCGACGGAAAGCTATCGCCATGTGCAGCGATGGAAAGACGAGGTCGCGGCGCGCCCGGCCGTCAAGCGCGGGCGCCTCGTCAATCGGACCAATGGGCCGGCCGATCAGCAATTGCGCGAGCGGCACGACGCTTCGGACTTCTCGGTATTGGGGCTGGCATAG
- a CDS encoding LysR family transcriptional regulator, with translation MQIFARVVDMHSFSRAAESLSLPASRVTRAVKELESFLGVRLLQRTTRHISLTPDGTQYYDHCRRLLADIEAVEASFPGSAGRPRGRLRVDMTLSLARLVVLPALKDFQSRFPDVELTLTMNDRTVELIQEGIDCVIRTGTPDDSPTLVAKRIGAFDWVTCASPEYLARHGTPRTLEDLADHHAVGYLSSRTARTLDWHFVVDGEDRNISMREHLIVNDTDGYVACALEGLGMIRAGSYMVLHHLASGRLQRVLGEFTSPSVPLSVLYPRNRHLSPTVRAFVDWVAALVREVEPGWHMAAAR, from the coding sequence ATGCAGATCTTCGCCCGCGTGGTCGATATGCACAGCTTCAGCCGGGCCGCGGAAAGCCTCTCCCTGCCCGCGTCGCGCGTTACCCGCGCGGTCAAGGAACTCGAGTCGTTCCTGGGCGTGAGGCTGCTCCAACGCACGACGCGCCATATCAGCCTGACCCCGGACGGCACGCAGTACTACGACCACTGCCGGCGCCTGCTGGCCGATATCGAGGCGGTCGAGGCCAGCTTTCCGGGCAGTGCCGGCCGGCCCCGTGGCCGCTTGCGGGTCGATATGACGCTGTCTCTTGCGCGTCTGGTGGTGCTGCCCGCCCTCAAGGACTTTCAGTCGCGCTTTCCCGATGTCGAGCTCACGCTGACGATGAACGACCGCACGGTGGAGCTGATTCAGGAAGGCATCGACTGCGTGATCCGGACCGGCACGCCCGACGACTCCCCCACCCTCGTGGCAAAGCGCATCGGCGCGTTCGACTGGGTCACATGCGCCTCCCCGGAATACCTGGCGCGGCATGGCACGCCCAGAACGCTCGAGGATCTGGCGGACCACCACGCGGTCGGCTATCTGTCGAGCCGCACGGCCCGCACGCTGGACTGGCATTTTGTGGTGGATGGCGAAGACCGGAACATCAGCATGCGCGAGCACCTGATCGTCAACGACACCGACGGCTACGTCGCCTGCGCGCTCGAAGGCCTCGGCATGATTCGCGCGGGCAGCTACATGGTGCTGCACCACCTGGCCAGCGGCCGCCTGCAGCGCGTACTCGGCGAGTTCACGTCGCCCTCGGTACCGCTATCGGTCCTCTATCCGAGAAACCGCCACCTTTCCCCGACGGTCCGCGCGTTCGTGGACTGGGTCGCCGCGCTCGTGCGCGAGGTGGAACCGGGGTGGCATATGGCGGCGGCGCGCTGA
- a CDS encoding efflux RND transporter permease subunit: MNISKFFIDRPIFACVLSALILLAGIVSAFHMPVSEYPQVIPPSVVVHAQYPGANAKTIAETVAAPLEQSVNGVEDMLYMDSKASADGHLFLTVTFKLGTDPDRAQQFVQTRVSQALPRLPEDVQRLGVTAVKSSPVITIAVHMVSPKGTYDDSYISNYAILHVRDRLARIAGVGDVVLWGPGGYAMRVWLDPAALAERGLSASDVASAIRRQNIQAAVGTIGSSPASPDTAFQLTVNADGRLKSPEEFRRIVIKSDARGAITRLGDVARVELGAEDYGIRATLNNAPAIALAVQEAPGANSLQISREVHQLMKELEKEFPDDLAYRVVYEPSRAVQTGIDAVLETLLESVALVVLVVFLFLQTWRASIIPLLAVPISIVGTLTFLMLAGYSINTLSLFGLVVAIGIVVDDAIVVVENVERNIARGLGPREATYRAMQEVSGPIVAIALTLSAVFLPLAFLSGLTGEFYKQFAVTIAISTLISAVNSLTLSPALSALLLKAHGDAPDAVTRFTHKLFGRFFTRFNRIFDRASEGYGGRVGRIVRHKGAMLVVYGVLLAGTWWLTNHVPGGFVPAQDKEYLVSLAQLPEGSTLDRTEATMNQMNAIALRHPAVMGTSSYSGLSINGVTKSSSTALSFVLLKPFAERKGISADQVAADLTREFGQIGHAFAAIFPAPPVYGLGTLGGFKLQIEDRGDLGYEALYTATQAFIKKAAEAPELSPLYSTYTVNVPQLKVDIDRAKAQQLGVDTPAVFSTLQAFLGSYYVNDFNFLGRVYQVRMQADGRFRSRPDDIGQLHIRSESGQMVPLASVAKIGQTYGPDQVLRYNGFTAADVSGAPAPGYSSDQAMAAIDRIAAETLPPGMTYEWTDLTYQQIIAGNSAVWILPLCVLLVFFVLAAQYESLTLPLAVILIIPMSIFSALLGVWLTKGDNNIFTQIGLIVLVGLASKNAILIVEFARELEIAGMSTIKAVIEASRLRLRPILMTSLAFIMGVIPLVASTGAGAEMRQAMGISVFFGMLGVTLFGLFLTPLFYVMVRALGGGKPLHSAAHHEAPVLTSSEGQA, encoded by the coding sequence GTGAATATCTCGAAGTTCTTTATCGACCGGCCGATCTTCGCGTGCGTGCTGTCCGCGCTGATCCTGCTCGCGGGCATCGTATCGGCCTTCCATATGCCGGTGTCGGAGTACCCGCAGGTCATCCCACCCTCGGTCGTCGTCCACGCGCAATACCCGGGCGCCAACGCCAAGACCATCGCGGAAACGGTTGCCGCGCCGCTGGAGCAGTCCGTCAACGGCGTCGAGGACATGCTCTACATGGACTCGAAGGCCAGCGCCGATGGCCACCTGTTCCTTACCGTGACGTTCAAGCTCGGCACCGATCCGGACCGCGCCCAGCAGTTCGTTCAGACCCGTGTCTCACAGGCGCTGCCCCGGCTGCCCGAGGATGTGCAGCGGCTTGGCGTCACCGCGGTCAAGAGTTCGCCCGTCATCACCATCGCGGTCCATATGGTGTCGCCGAAAGGGACCTATGACGACAGCTACATCAGCAACTACGCAATCCTGCACGTCAGGGACCGCCTGGCGCGCATCGCGGGCGTCGGCGACGTCGTGCTGTGGGGCCCCGGCGGCTACGCCATGCGCGTGTGGCTGGATCCGGCCGCGCTGGCCGAGCGTGGCCTGAGCGCCAGCGATGTCGCCAGCGCCATCCGGCGCCAGAATATCCAGGCGGCGGTCGGCACCATCGGCAGTTCGCCCGCTTCCCCCGACACGGCGTTCCAGCTCACCGTCAACGCCGACGGGCGCCTGAAGTCGCCCGAGGAGTTCCGGCGCATCGTCATCAAGTCCGACGCGCGCGGCGCCATTACGCGCCTGGGCGACGTGGCGCGCGTGGAACTCGGGGCCGAGGACTACGGCATTCGCGCGACGCTGAACAACGCGCCCGCCATCGCGCTGGCCGTGCAGGAAGCGCCGGGCGCGAACTCGCTCCAGATCTCGCGCGAGGTGCATCAGCTGATGAAGGAGCTGGAGAAGGAGTTCCCCGACGACCTGGCCTACCGCGTCGTCTACGAGCCGAGCCGCGCGGTGCAGACCGGCATCGATGCCGTGCTGGAAACGCTGCTGGAATCGGTCGCGCTGGTGGTGCTGGTCGTGTTCCTGTTCCTGCAGACGTGGCGCGCATCGATCATCCCGCTGCTCGCGGTGCCGATCTCCATCGTCGGTACGCTCACGTTCCTGATGCTCGCGGGGTACTCCATCAACACGCTGTCGCTGTTCGGCCTTGTGGTGGCCATCGGCATCGTGGTCGATGATGCCATCGTGGTCGTGGAGAACGTGGAGCGCAATATCGCGCGCGGCCTCGGTCCGCGCGAGGCGACCTACCGCGCCATGCAGGAGGTCAGCGGGCCCATTGTCGCCATCGCGCTCACGCTGTCGGCCGTGTTCCTGCCGCTGGCGTTCCTCAGCGGCCTGACCGGCGAGTTCTACAAGCAGTTCGCGGTCACCATCGCCATCTCCACGCTGATCTCCGCGGTGAACTCGCTGACGCTGTCGCCGGCGCTGTCAGCGCTGCTGCTGAAGGCCCATGGCGATGCGCCCGACGCGGTGACCCGCTTCACGCACAAGCTGTTCGGCCGCTTCTTCACGCGCTTCAATCGCATATTCGACCGTGCCTCCGAAGGGTATGGCGGCCGTGTCGGCCGCATCGTCAGGCACAAGGGCGCCATGCTCGTCGTCTACGGCGTGCTGCTGGCCGGCACGTGGTGGCTGACGAACCATGTGCCGGGCGGTTTCGTGCCCGCGCAGGACAAGGAGTACCTCGTCAGCCTGGCGCAGCTGCCCGAAGGGTCGACGCTGGACCGCACGGAAGCGACCATGAACCAGATGAACGCCATCGCGCTCAGGCATCCGGCCGTCATGGGCACGTCCAGCTACAGCGGCCTGTCGATCAATGGCGTGACCAAGAGCTCGAGCACGGCGCTGAGTTTTGTCCTGCTGAAGCCATTCGCGGAACGCAAGGGCATCAGCGCCGACCAGGTCGCCGCCGACCTCACGCGCGAGTTCGGCCAGATCGGCCATGCCTTCGCGGCGATTTTCCCGGCCCCGCCGGTCTATGGGCTCGGTACCCTCGGCGGCTTCAAGCTGCAGATCGAGGACCGCGGAGACCTCGGCTACGAAGCGCTCTACACGGCGACGCAGGCCTTTATCAAGAAGGCCGCCGAAGCGCCGGAGCTCAGCCCGCTGTACTCCACCTACACGGTGAACGTGCCCCAGCTCAAGGTCGATATCGACCGCGCCAAGGCGCAGCAGCTCGGCGTCGATACGCCCGCGGTGTTCAGCACGCTGCAGGCATTCCTCGGCTCGTACTACGTGAACGACTTCAACTTCCTTGGCCGCGTGTATCAGGTGCGCATGCAGGCCGACGGCAGGTTCCGCTCGCGTCCGGACGATATCGGCCAGCTGCATATCCGCAGCGAGTCCGGCCAGATGGTGCCGCTTGCCTCGGTCGCGAAGATCGGCCAGACCTACGGGCCCGACCAGGTGCTCCGCTACAACGGCTTTACGGCCGCCGACGTCAGCGGCGCGCCCGCGCCCGGCTACTCGTCGGACCAGGCGATGGCCGCTATCGATCGCATTGCCGCGGAAACGCTGCCGCCGGGCATGACCTACGAATGGACGGACCTGACGTACCAGCAGATCATCGCGGGCAACAGCGCGGTCTGGATCCTGCCGCTGTGCGTGCTGCTTGTGTTCTTCGTGCTGGCCGCGCAGTACGAGAGCCTGACGCTGCCGCTGGCCGTCATCCTGATCATTCCGATGAGCATCTTCTCCGCGCTGCTTGGCGTGTGGCTGACGAAGGGGGACAACAATATCTTCACGCAGATCGGCCTGATCGTGCTGGTGGGGCTCGCCTCCAAGAACGCCATTCTGATCGTCGAGTTCGCGCGCGAGCTGGAGATAGCGGGCATGTCGACGATCAAGGCCGTGATCGAGGCCAGCCGCCTGCGGCTGCGTCCGATCCTGATGACGTCGCTGGCGTTCATCATGGGCGTCATTCCGCTGGTCGCCTCGACGGGCGCCGGCGCGGAGATGCGGCAGGCGATGGGCATCTCCGTGTTCTTCGGGATGCTTGGCGTCACGCTGTTCGGGCTGTTCCTGACGCCGCTGTTCTATGTCATGGTGCGCGCGCTCGGCGGCGGCAAGCCATTGCACTCGGCCGCGCATCACGAGGCGCCCGTGCTGACATCTTCGGAGGGGCAGGCATGA
- a CDS encoding type 1 glutamine amidotransferase domain-containing protein, whose product MSEQTLKGRKVAILVTDGFEQVELLAPRKALDEAGAQTSVVSPQDKQVKGWNFTDWGETVPVDVPLAQAKPEQFDALLLPGGVINPDTLRMQPEAVAFVKAFVDAKKPIASICHGPWTLIEAGAVKGSRMTSWPSLRTDLTNAGAEWVDEEAVVDGNLVTSRNPDDIPAFSRAAIEAFARRG is encoded by the coding sequence ATGAGCGAACAAACACTGAAGGGCAGAAAGGTCGCGATTCTCGTCACCGACGGGTTCGAGCAAGTCGAATTGCTCGCGCCACGCAAGGCATTGGACGAGGCAGGGGCGCAGACCAGCGTGGTGTCGCCGCAGGACAAGCAGGTCAAGGGCTGGAACTTCACCGATTGGGGCGAGACCGTCCCCGTGGATGTACCGTTGGCCCAGGCAAAGCCCGAGCAGTTCGACGCGCTGCTGCTACCGGGCGGTGTCATCAATCCCGATACCCTGCGCATGCAGCCGGAAGCGGTCGCGTTTGTCAAGGCATTCGTCGACGCGAAAAAGCCGATCGCGTCGATCTGCCACGGGCCCTGGACGCTGATCGAAGCGGGCGCGGTCAAGGGCAGCAGGATGACCTCGTGGCCGTCGCTACGGACGGACCTGACGAATGCCGGCGCGGAGTGGGTCGATGAAGAAGCCGTGGTCGACGGCAACCTCGTGACGAGTCGCAACCCCGACGATATCCCCGCGTTCAGCCGCGCGGCGATCGAAGCGTTCGCCCGGCGCGGTTAG
- a CDS encoding efflux RND transporter periplasmic adaptor subunit, whose amino-acid sequence MSPLKTSHLAAIAAAAVAVAATVLWRQPPQAHARAPAALPTVTYRPALQRPVTDAQEYPGRLEAVDVVDVRPRVPGTLLTVHFKDGQQVRQGDLLFTIDPAPFETQVRQAQANFAGIEERRRLAEIEQARARRLMESNAIARKEFDALDNAAREAAAALKGAQAALAHAQLQLGYTQVRAPIAGRVSRAEITAGNVVGAGGDAAPLTRIVSDGKLYAAFNVDEQSYLRLIAPSLRAGAQPVVQVGLADDNAFPYSASIVALDNQMDTRSGTVRVRARIDKVSPEMLPGLQARVRLQGGKPYDAVTVDDAVVGTDQDRKYVLVVNAQNKVERRFVEPGGLQGRERVLRSGVAPGAKVIVDGAFRAPPGTAVSAVEAAEAPVAPATDGSAS is encoded by the coding sequence ATGTCCCCCCTCAAGACATCTCATCTGGCCGCCATCGCGGCCGCCGCAGTCGCCGTTGCTGCCACCGTGTTGTGGCGGCAGCCTCCCCAGGCCCATGCCAGGGCGCCCGCCGCGCTGCCCACGGTCACCTATCGACCGGCCCTGCAACGCCCGGTCACCGACGCGCAGGAATATCCGGGGCGCCTCGAGGCCGTCGACGTCGTCGATGTCCGGCCGAGGGTGCCCGGCACGCTGCTGACCGTGCATTTCAAGGACGGCCAGCAGGTGCGTCAGGGCGACCTGCTGTTCACGATCGACCCGGCCCCGTTCGAGACGCAGGTCCGGCAGGCCCAGGCAAACTTCGCCGGCATCGAGGAGCGCCGGCGGCTGGCGGAGATCGAGCAGGCCCGCGCGCGCAGGCTGATGGAATCGAATGCCATCGCCCGCAAGGAGTTCGATGCGCTCGACAACGCCGCGCGCGAAGCGGCCGCCGCGCTGAAAGGCGCGCAGGCCGCGCTGGCCCATGCGCAACTGCAGCTCGGCTATACGCAGGTGCGTGCGCCGATTGCCGGCCGCGTGTCCCGCGCGGAAATCACCGCCGGCAATGTCGTGGGCGCGGGCGGCGACGCGGCGCCGCTGACGCGTATCGTGTCCGACGGCAAGCTGTACGCCGCGTTCAACGTCGACGAGCAGAGCTACCTCCGGCTCATCGCGCCCTCGCTGCGCGCCGGCGCGCAGCCGGTGGTCCAGGTCGGGCTCGCCGACGACAACGCCTTCCCGTACTCGGCCTCCATCGTCGCGCTCGACAACCAGATGGATACGCGCTCGGGCACGGTCCGCGTGCGCGCGCGCATCGACAAGGTCAGCCCCGAAATGCTGCCGGGGCTGCAGGCGCGCGTCCGCCTGCAGGGCGGCAAGCCCTACGATGCCGTGACCGTGGACGACGCCGTGGTCGGGACCGATCAGGACCGCAAGTATGTGCTCGTGGTCAATGCGCAGAACAAGGTCGAACGGCGCTTTGTCGAACCGGGCGGGCTGCAGGGCAGGGAGCGCGTGCTGCGCAGCGGCGTGGCGCCCGGGGCGAAGGTGATCGTCGATGGTGCGTTCCGCGCGCCCCCGGGTACGGCCGTGTCGGCTGTCGAGGCGGCAGAGGCGCCGGTTGCGCCCGCCACCGACGGGAGCGCGTCGTGA
- a CDS encoding CaiB/BaiF CoA transferase family protein, with protein MLGNALDGLTVIDFTQIAAGPISTMLMADMGARVIKVEPPGGELGRGLGPGWLGDDSTLFHAFNRNKSGIALDLKTPEGVAVARRLIAEADIVVESMRPGVMDRLGLGYAQLAADHPALIYCSISAYGQTGPYADRAGVDGILQADSGLMSLIGIDGLEPCKVQSPVVDVMTGYVAVMGILAKLAQRQRDGNGGHLDVNLLNAALALQQSALAGYLADSELPVRAGSAAPYSAPNQAFRTRDGWIMVAAYMPARWRSLCRVLDVQALTDDPRFATSPLRVANRAALVGALTTVFVTRTTDEWLPVLQAADILCARVATYADVAAHPQVAANRMIAEAQHPVLGTIRMPGFPVCSAEVNDRPHRHAPACGQDTVAVLRAFGFADAEIDALADRRAI; from the coding sequence ATGCTAGGCAATGCACTCGACGGCCTGACCGTGATCGACTTCACGCAGATTGCCGCCGGCCCGATCTCCACGATGCTGATGGCGGACATGGGGGCGCGCGTGATCAAGGTCGAGCCGCCCGGCGGCGAGCTGGGCCGCGGCCTCGGCCCGGGCTGGCTCGGCGACGACAGCACGCTGTTCCACGCGTTCAATCGCAACAAGTCCGGTATTGCGCTGGACCTGAAGACGCCCGAGGGCGTGGCGGTGGCCCGGCGGCTGATCGCGGAGGCCGATATCGTGGTGGAGAGCATGCGGCCCGGCGTGATGGATCGGCTCGGCCTTGGCTATGCGCAACTGGCCGCCGATCACCCCGCGCTGATCTATTGCTCCATCTCGGCGTACGGCCAAACCGGCCCTTATGCGGATCGCGCGGGCGTCGACGGCATTCTGCAGGCGGACTCGGGGCTGATGAGCCTGATCGGCATCGATGGGCTCGAACCCTGCAAGGTCCAGTCGCCCGTGGTGGACGTGATGACGGGCTATGTGGCGGTGATGGGCATCCTTGCCAAGCTCGCGCAGCGGCAGCGGGATGGCAACGGCGGCCACCTCGACGTGAACCTGCTCAATGCGGCGCTGGCCCTCCAGCAATCGGCCCTGGCCGGGTATCTGGCCGATAGCGAACTGCCCGTGCGTGCGGGCAGCGCGGCGCCCTATTCCGCGCCCAATCAGGCGTTCCGGACGCGCGATGGATGGATCATGGTGGCGGCCTATATGCCGGCGCGATGGCGGAGCCTGTGCAGGGTGCTCGACGTACAGGCGCTCACCGACGATCCGCGTTTCGCTACCTCGCCGCTGCGGGTCGCGAACCGCGCGGCACTCGTCGGCGCGCTGACCACCGTGTTCGTGACCAGAACGACGGACGAATGGCTGCCCGTGTTGCAGGCCGCGGATATCCTCTGCGCGCGGGTAGCCACGTATGCCGACGTGGCCGCGCATCCGCAGGTGGCGGCCAACCGCATGATCGCCGAGGCGCAGCATCCGGTCTTAGGCACGATTCGCATGCCCGGGTTTCCGGTATGCAGCGCCGAGGTCAACGATCGGCCGCATCGGCATGCGCCGGCGTGCGGGCAGGATACGGTGGCCGTGTTGCGGGCGTTTGGATTCGCCGACGCCGAGATCGACGCGCTGGCCGATCGGCGGGCCATTTAG